From the Deltaproteobacteria bacterium genome, one window contains:
- the tkt gene encoding transketolase, whose translation MSNEVTAPEAAAGPAGDELCLNTLRFLAVDAVERAASGHPGMPMGDAAMAYTLWTRFLRFSPGDPRWPDRDRFVLSAGHGSMLLYGLLHLSGFDITLDDLRSFRQWGSPTPGHPEYDPDRGIEMTTGPLGQGFATGVGMAMAARYLGDRYNRPGYTLFDYNVYAVTSDGDLMEGVSSEAASLAGHLALGNVVYLYSDNRITIEGPTDLTFTEDVAARFRAMKWHVQQVDGDDIEAVSAAIEAARAEKSRPSLIMARTHIGFGSPAKQDTAGAHGAPLGPDEARAAKRSLGWPEESDFYVPDEARRVFEAAARRGSSLAADWRALFERYRRDFPGEAAELEALMAGRLPGAWEDRLPAFKPSDGPMATRSASGRCLNAMAGEAPFLVGGSADLGPSNNTFLKGFESFAPGASGRNIHFGVREHAMGAVMNGMALDGLIVPYGGTFLVFSDYMRPAIRLACLMKTHVVYVFTHDSIGLGEDGPTHQPVEHLAALRAVPGMTVIRPADAEETKEAWRTALRDVKGPVALVLTRQKVPLIDRTRYAGAEGVRRGAYVLADCAAEPELIIIATGSEVHIAIEACEALADEGVRVRLVNMASRELFERQDPAYRESVLPRNVRRRLAVEAASSFGWGEYVGLDGAAISIDRFGASAPAPTLFEKFGFTAENIKTQALRLLGKS comes from the coding sequence ATGTCGAACGAGGTGACGGCGCCGGAGGCGGCGGCCGGGCCTGCAGGCGACGAGCTCTGCCTCAACACTCTCAGGTTCCTGGCGGTCGACGCCGTGGAGCGGGCCGCTTCCGGCCACCCCGGCATGCCCATGGGAGATGCGGCCATGGCCTATACGCTGTGGACCCGCTTTCTGCGTTTCTCGCCCGGCGATCCCCGGTGGCCGGACCGGGACCGCTTCGTCCTCTCCGCCGGCCACGGCTCCATGCTCCTCTACGGGCTGCTCCATCTATCGGGCTTCGACATCACGCTCGACGACCTCAGGTCCTTCCGCCAGTGGGGCAGCCCCACGCCGGGTCATCCCGAGTACGACCCGGACCGCGGCATAGAGATGACCACCGGTCCTCTCGGCCAGGGGTTCGCCACCGGCGTGGGCATGGCCATGGCGGCCCGTTATCTCGGCGACAGGTACAACCGTCCCGGCTACACCCTCTTCGACTACAACGTCTACGCCGTCACCAGCGACGGCGACCTCATGGAAGGCGTCAGCTCCGAGGCGGCCTCGCTGGCCGGTCACCTGGCCCTCGGCAACGTGGTCTACCTCTATTCGGACAACCGGATCACCATCGAGGGCCCTACGGACCTCACCTTCACCGAGGACGTGGCCGCCCGCTTCAGGGCCATGAAGTGGCACGTCCAGCAGGTGGACGGCGACGACATCGAGGCCGTAAGCGCGGCCATCGAGGCCGCGAGGGCCGAGAAGAGCCGTCCCTCGCTCATAATGGCCCGCACCCACATCGGTTTCGGAAGCCCGGCAAAGCAGGACACGGCCGGCGCCCACGGCGCTCCCCTCGGTCCCGACGAGGCGCGGGCCGCCAAACGCAGCCTCGGCTGGCCCGAGGAGAGCGACTTCTACGTGCCCGACGAGGCGCGCCGGGTCTTCGAGGCCGCCGCGCGGCGCGGCTCTTCACTCGCCGCCGACTGGCGCGCCCTCTTCGAGCGCTACAGGAGGGACTTCCCCGGCGAGGCCGCCGAGCTCGAGGCCCTCATGGCCGGACGGCTTCCAGGCGCGTGGGAAGATAGGCTGCCGGCCTTCAAGCCCTCCGACGGCCCCATGGCGACGCGCAGCGCCTCGGGCAGGTGCCTCAACGCCATGGCCGGCGAGGCGCCCTTTCTCGTCGGCGGCAGCGCCGATCTCGGCCCCTCCAACAACACCTTTCTCAAGGGTTTTGAGAGCTTCGCACCCGGCGCCTCGGGCCGCAACATCCACTTCGGCGTGCGCGAGCACGCCATGGGGGCCGTCATGAACGGCATGGCCCTCGACGGCCTCATCGTCCCCTACGGCGGCACCTTCCTCGTCTTCTCCGACTACATGCGGCCGGCCATACGCCTTGCCTGTCTCATGAAGACCCATGTGGTCTACGTCTTCACCCACGACTCCATCGGCCTCGGCGAGGACGGGCCCACCCATCAGCCCGTGGAACACCTCGCCGCCCTGCGGGCCGTGCCGGGCATGACGGTCATCAGGCCCGCCGACGCCGAGGAGACGAAAGAGGCCTGGCGCACGGCCCTCAGGGACGTGAAGGGACCGGTGGCCCTTGTGCTCACGCGACAGAAGGTGCCTCTCATAGACAGGACGCGCTACGCCGGCGCCGAAGGGGTGCGCCGCGGCGCCTACGTGCTCGCCGACTGCGCCGCAGAGCCGGAGCTCATAATCATAGCCACGGGCTCGGAGGTCCACATAGCCATCGAGGCCTGCGAGGCCCTGGCAGACGAAGGCGTAAGGGTCCGGCTCGTCAACATGGCAAGCCGCGAGCTCTTCGAGCGCCAGGACCCGGCCTACAGGGAGTCGGTCCTGCCCCGAAACGTGAGGAGAAGGCTCGCCGTCGAGGCCGCCTCGAGCTTCGGCTGGGGCGAGTACGTTGGCCTGGACGGAGCCGCCATATCCATCGACCGCTTCGGCGCCTCGGCCCCGGCGCCGACACTCTTCGAGAAATTCGGCTTCACCGCCGAAAACATCAAAACCCAGGCCCTGCGACTGCTTGGAAAATCCTGA
- a CDS encoding DUF502 domain-containing protein: MKTGLRKYFITGLLIVVPLYITVYVFTVMVRFIDSATDNLPVPLRPSTYLPYDIPGAGILFTVLGIFIVGVLATNLIGRKLVELGEWFLSKIPFLRAVYKGTKQFMETFFSTDHDGFRRVVLLEYPRKGLFSIGFVTGKTGGELGERIGERTINIFIPTTPNPTSGYYIVVREKDVVPLEMTVEDAFKVVMTGGIVIPQAVPAGAAQTPPAVGDGGPPAASAPPGVRAAGGGDGLQGGGGETTSAGRAGPE, translated from the coding sequence ATCGTCGTGCCGCTCTACATCACTGTCTATGTCTTCACGGTCATGGTCCGGTTCATCGACTCGGCGACCGACAACCTGCCGGTGCCGCTGAGGCCGAGCACCTACCTGCCCTACGACATACCGGGGGCCGGCATACTCTTCACCGTGCTCGGCATCTTCATCGTCGGAGTTCTGGCCACGAACCTCATAGGCAGAAAGCTCGTGGAGCTCGGCGAGTGGTTCCTCTCGAAGATACCTTTTCTCAGGGCCGTCTACAAGGGCACCAAGCAGTTCATGGAGACCTTCTTCTCCACCGACCACGACGGTTTCCGCCGGGTCGTGCTGCTCGAGTATCCCCGCAAGGGTCTCTTCTCCATAGGCTTTGTCACGGGAAAGACTGGCGGCGAGCTGGGCGAGAGGATAGGGGAGCGGACGATAAACATCTTCATTCCCACGACGCCGAACCCCACGTCGGGCTACTACATAGTCGTTCGGGAAAAGGATGTGGTGCCGCTTGAGATGACCGTGGAGGACGCCTTCAAGGTCGTCATGACGGGCGGCATCGTCATCCCGCAGGCCGTCCCGGCCGGCGCCGCGCAGACCCCTCCCGCCGTCGGTGACGGGGGCCCGCCTGCGGCGTCCGCGCCGCCGGGGGTCCGGGCCGCTGGGGGCGGCGACGGGCTTCAGGGCGGTGGCGGGGAGACGACGTCCGCCGGGCGGGCGGGCCCGGAATAA